The ANME-2 cluster archaeon genome segment GGACATAATTTCTTCAGAAGTGCATTTGAATTCATACATTTTCCTTTTATCGGTGAGATCGAACTGGTATCGGCAGCCCTTTTCGATGTCGGTGTATATTTTGTTGTAATAGGAACACTGCTGTTTATTTTCAAAAACGTGGGTGAAGATACATGAACAACACATTCCTTTCACTGACCATAGCCATCCTGTTCGGTATTGGCACGTTCCTTATTCTGCGTCGGGACATTGTCAGAGTTATCATAGGGCTGGGTATCCTTTCCCATGCAGTGAACGTATTGATAGTATCTGTTGGGATATTTGACGGTACGCGGGTTCCGATACTTTCCGGTTCACATAACGCAACCGAAACAGCGAGTTCGGTTTTCAATGATAATCTGGCCGAAGGTATTTTGAGCCCTGTTATACAGGCAGGTACCCATATAGATTATGTGGACCCGCTGGTACAGGCTCTTGTACTTACTGCCATTGTTATCAGTCTTGCAACAACTGCTTTCATCCTCATACTTGCATACCGTATACATGAAGAGTATGGGACAACTGATATTCGGGAACTCAGGAGGTTATGGGGATGATTTCCCTCTCAGACCATCTCCCCATCTTACTTATCGCCATCCCAATCCTGACATCGGTGATAATGGTATTCCTGAAAGGGAGTCCTGTACTTCAAAAGAACCTGAATGTCTTCATATAT includes the following:
- a CDS encoding NADH-quinone oxidoreductase subunit K, producing the protein MNNTFLSLTIAILFGIGTFLILRRDIVRVIIGLGILSHAVNVLIVSVGIFDGTRVPILSGSHNATETASSVFNDNLAEGILSPVIQAGTHIDYVDPLVQALVLTAIVISLATTAFILILAYRIHEEYGTTDIRELRRLWG